The Bacillus sp. B-jedd sequence TGGTAAACTTGGCCGTACACTTGGACCAAAAGGCCTGATGCCTAACCCTAAAACAGGAACCGTTACTTTTGATGTAACGAAAGCAATCGGCGAAATCAAAGCAGGTAAAGTTGAATACCGCGTTGATAAAGCTGGGAACATCCATGTTCCAATCGGCAAAGTCTCTTTCGAGGACGAGAAGCTTGTTGAGAACTTCAAGACTGTTTTTGAAACAATGGTCAAAGTTAAGCCATCAGCTGCGAAAGGCACTTACATGAAGACTGTTACAGTTTCTTCTACAATGGGCCCTGGCGTAAAAGTTGACCCAGCTTCCGTTACAACGAAATAATTGTTGACAGAAACATTTAAGTTTGTTAAAATTATTTCTGTTGTTTAAATTGCATACATTTGTACCGAAGACAGCAGGTGCTGATCAAGCTTAATAGCCTGCCGAGGGAATACGATAGAATTAGCCGGAACCGGCTATTGTATTATGCCTCCATGTCTTTCTGATATGGAGGCTTTAATTTGCCCGGTATAAATGCAGAAATCTATAGGAGGTGTAAAGATGAGCAGCGCTATCGAACAAAAGAAATTGATCGTCGATGAAATCGCCGATAAACTGAAAGGCAGCGTTACATGCGTGGTAGTTGACTACCGCGGCCTGAATGTTGCTGAAGTAACTGAACTCCGTAAACAGCTTCGCGAAGCTGGCGTGGAATTCAAAGTTTACAAAAACTCAATGGTCCGCCGTGCGGCTGAAGCATGCGAACTTGCTGGCCTTAACGAATCATTGACAGGCCCTAACGCAATCGCATTCAGTGCGGAAGATGTAGTGGCACCAGCGAAAATCATCAACGATTTCGCAAAGAAAAATGAAGCTCTTGAAATTAAAGCGGGTGTGATTGAAGGGAATATCGCGACAGCTGATGAAATTAAAGCTCTTGCAGAACTTCCGTCCCGCGAAGGCTTGCTTTCCATGCTTCTCAGCGTGCTGCAGGCACCTATCCGCAACCTTGCTCTTGCTACAAAAGCAGTTGCAGACCAAAAAGAAGAACAAGGCGCGTAAGCTGACCGTTTTCGCATTACCATAAAAACCAAACAAATTTAGGAGGAACCATACAATGACTAAAGAACAAATCATTGAAGCGGTTAAGTCCATGACAGTTCTGGAACTTAACGACCTAGTAAAAGCAATCGAAGAAGAATTCGGCGTAACTGCTGCAGCTCCAGTAGCTATGGCAGGCGGCGCTGCAGGCCCAGTTGCTGAAGAGCAAACTGAGTTTGATGTAATCCTTGCATCTGCAGGCGATCAAAAAATCAAAGTTATCAAGGTTGTCCGTGAAATCACAGGCCTTGGACTTAAAGAAGCAAAAGACCTTGTTGACAACACTCCAAAGCCAGTTAAAGAAGGCGTTTCTAAAGAAGACGCTGAAGCAATCAAAGCTAAGCTTGACGAAGTTGGAGCTAACGTCGAAGTTAAGTAATTATCCTATAAGAAAGCTCGCTGCCTAAGCGGGCTTTTTTCTGCTTTCCCTGGAGGTGGAACAATTGCCGGACCATTATTATTCACGAAAGCCCCAAACTGAAAGTGCTCCGAAGTATTGGGATTATACACTGAGGGATTTCCGCTTTCGATTTAAATCAGACAGTGGCGTCTTTTCAAAAAATGAAGTGGACTTTGGCTCGAAACGGCTCGTCGAATCTTTCAACTTGCCGGAAGTCGAGGGGCCGATCCTCGATGTGGGTTGCGGGTATGGGCCGATTGGCCTTACGCTTGCAAAACTTTATCCGGACCGTTCCGTACATATGGTTGATGTGAATGAACGCGCGCTGGAGCTTTCCAAAGAGAATGCCAGAGCAAACGGTGTGGAAAA is a genomic window containing:
- the rplJ gene encoding 50S ribosomal protein L10, with amino-acid sequence MSSAIEQKKLIVDEIADKLKGSVTCVVVDYRGLNVAEVTELRKQLREAGVEFKVYKNSMVRRAAEACELAGLNESLTGPNAIAFSAEDVVAPAKIINDFAKKNEALEIKAGVIEGNIATADEIKALAELPSREGLLSMLLSVLQAPIRNLALATKAVADQKEEQGA
- the rplL gene encoding 50S ribosomal protein L7/L12, with translation MTKEQIIEAVKSMTVLELNDLVKAIEEEFGVTAAAPVAMAGGAAGPVAEEQTEFDVILASAGDQKIKVIKVVREITGLGLKEAKDLVDNTPKPVKEGVSKEDAEAIKAKLDEVGANVEVK
- a CDS encoding class I SAM-dependent methyltransferase, which gives rise to MPDHYYSRKPQTESAPKYWDYTLRDFRFRFKSDSGVFSKNEVDFGSKRLVESFNLPEVEGPILDVGCGYGPIGLTLAKLYPDRSVHMVDVNERALELSKENARANGVENVVVYESDRLVGVKEDCFSAILTNPPIRAGKKTVHDIFEQSREKLAPAGELWVVIQKKQGAPSALEKLKGLFGEVEVVDKEKGYFIIRAKNV